From one Streptomyces sp. NBC_01478 genomic stretch:
- a CDS encoding thioredoxin family protein, which produces MIEATDVIEVTDGNFAAEVIGAELPVLVEFTADWCPPCRQMGPVLRALAAEEADRLKVVQVNVDRNPETTNAYKVLSMPTFMVFRGGEPVKAMVGARPKRRLLEELSDVL; this is translated from the coding sequence GTGATCGAGGCGACAGACGTGATCGAGGTGACGGACGGGAATTTCGCGGCCGAGGTGATCGGGGCCGAGTTGCCGGTGCTGGTGGAATTCACCGCCGACTGGTGTCCGCCGTGCCGGCAGATGGGGCCGGTGCTGCGCGCGCTCGCCGCCGAGGAGGCGGATCGGCTGAAAGTGGTGCAGGTGAACGTAGACCGGAATCCGGAGACGACGAACGCCTACAAGGTTCTCTCGATGCCCACGTTCATGGTCTTCCGGGGCGGCGAGCCGGTGAAGGCCATGGTGGGGGCGCGGCCCAAGCGCCGGCTGCTGGAGGAGCTCTCCGACGTGCTGTGA
- a CDS encoding HelD family protein: MHGEQEFIDGLYARVDALRGATEDSVTDALGQGNTPMQARLERDILVAERSGLLAALNAVDGSLCFGRIDLTSGVRHHIGRIGIRAADLSPILIDWRADVARPFYLATGHTPMGLRRRRHLTTDGRRVTALHDEILDLGDATRTGHEDPTGDAVLLAALDSARTGRMSDIVQTIQAEQDEIIRAPHRGVLVVEGGPGTGKTAVALHRAAYLLYEHRELLAKRAVLIVGPNPAFLGYIGEVLPSLGETGVLLATVGELFPGVKATATDSRAAAAVKGRADMADVLARVVRDWQSLPDPVIAIEHDREILMLDDGLVRMARDRTREAQLPHNAAREHFEGHILNTLTEMVAERIGTDPFDGGNLLDPSDITQIRDELAENPEVWAAIDQLWPRLTPQYLVADFLADPVGYVSDDDADAIRRPVTREWTVADVPLLDEAAELLGRDDRVRRARAQREREEQVSFAQGVLDVSFASRTFEFEDKEEGDPEGSEVLSAHDIIDAERFAERHEEEDHRSAAERAAADRTWAFGHIIVDEAQELSPMAWRLLMRRSPTRSMTLVGDPAQTAEAAGVGSWSEILAPYVEDRFDHTRLGVNYRTPAEIMDLAAAVVRAENPSFEPPSSVRSTGVRPWVRATDDLPGAVAKAVGELTPAEGRLAVIAPRDLHRRLAARLDGVTAGAEPDLTRSVVLLDPRQAKGLEFDSVLVVEPGRYGTSDLYVALTRATQRLGVLHTGALPLSLAGAVSG; the protein is encoded by the coding sequence ATTCACGGTGAGCAGGAATTCATCGACGGTCTGTACGCACGCGTGGACGCGCTGCGCGGCGCCACCGAGGACTCCGTCACGGACGCGCTCGGGCAGGGCAACACGCCCATGCAGGCCCGGCTGGAGCGGGACATCCTGGTCGCCGAGCGCTCGGGGCTGCTCGCCGCGCTGAACGCCGTGGACGGCTCGCTCTGCTTCGGCCGGATCGACCTGACCTCCGGCGTCCGGCACCACATCGGCCGGATCGGCATCCGCGCCGCCGACCTCAGCCCGATCCTGATCGACTGGCGCGCCGACGTCGCCCGCCCCTTCTACCTCGCCACCGGCCACACCCCGATGGGCCTGCGCCGCCGCCGGCACCTCACGACCGACGGCCGCCGCGTCACCGCCCTGCACGACGAGATCCTCGACCTCGGCGACGCCACCCGCACCGGCCACGAGGACCCGACCGGCGACGCCGTGCTGCTCGCCGCGCTCGACTCCGCGCGCACCGGCAGGATGAGCGACATCGTGCAGACCATCCAGGCCGAACAGGACGAGATCATCCGGGCGCCCCATCGCGGAGTGCTCGTCGTCGAGGGCGGCCCCGGCACCGGCAAGACCGCGGTCGCGCTGCACCGGGCCGCGTATCTCCTGTACGAACACCGGGAGTTGCTCGCCAAGCGCGCCGTCCTGATCGTCGGCCCGAACCCCGCGTTCCTCGGCTACATCGGCGAGGTGCTGCCCTCCCTCGGCGAGACCGGCGTCCTGCTGGCGACCGTCGGCGAGCTGTTCCCCGGCGTGAAGGCGACGGCCACCGACAGCCGTGCGGCGGCCGCCGTGAAGGGCCGCGCCGACATGGCCGACGTCCTCGCCAGGGTCGTACGCGACTGGCAGTCCCTGCCCGACCCGGTCATCGCGATCGAGCACGACCGCGAGATCCTCATGCTCGACGACGGCCTGGTCCGCATGGCCCGCGACCGCACCCGTGAGGCCCAACTCCCGCACAACGCGGCCCGCGAGCACTTCGAGGGCCACATCCTCAACACCCTCACCGAGATGGTCGCCGAACGCATCGGCACGGATCCGTTCGACGGCGGCAACCTGCTGGACCCGAGCGACATCACCCAGATCCGCGACGAACTCGCCGAGAACCCCGAAGTCTGGGCGGCCATCGACCAGTTGTGGCCGCGGCTGACCCCGCAGTACCTCGTCGCGGACTTCCTCGCCGACCCCGTCGGCTACGTCTCCGACGACGACGCGGACGCCATCCGCCGCCCGGTGACCCGCGAGTGGACCGTGGCGGACGTACCGCTGCTCGACGAGGCCGCGGAACTCCTCGGGCGGGACGACCGGGTGCGGCGGGCGCGGGCCCAGCGCGAGCGGGAGGAGCAAGTGTCGTTCGCACAGGGGGTGTTGGACGTGTCCTTCGCGTCCCGGACGTTCGAGTTCGAGGACAAGGAGGAGGGTGATCCCGAGGGTTCCGAGGTGCTGTCGGCGCACGACATCATCGACGCGGAGCGCTTCGCGGAGCGGCACGAGGAGGAGGACCACCGCAGCGCCGCCGAGCGCGCGGCGGCCGACCGTACCTGGGCGTTCGGGCACATCATCGTCGACGAGGCGCAGGAACTCTCCCCGATGGCCTGGCGGTTGCTGATGCGCCGCAGCCCCACCCGGTCGATGACCCTGGTCGGCGACCCGGCCCAGACGGCCGAAGCGGCGGGCGTCGGTTCCTGGTCGGAGATCCTCGCCCCGTACGTCGAGGACCGCTTCGACCACACCCGCCTCGGCGTCAACTACCGCACCCCCGCCGAGATCATGGACCTCGCGGCGGCCGTCGTCCGCGCGGAGAATCCGTCCTTCGAACCGCCGAGTTCGGTGCGGTCCACTGGTGTACGGCCCTGGGTGCGCGCCACTGACGATCTGCCGGGTGCCGTTGCCAAGGCCGTGGGTGAACTCACGCCCGCGGAGGGGCGGTTGGCCGTTATCGCGCCGCGTGATCTGCACCGGAGGCTGGCCGCGCGGCTGGACGGGGTGACGGCGGGGGCGGAGCCGGATCTGACGCGGAGCGTTGTGCTGCTCGATCCTCGGCAGGCGAAGGGGTTGGAGTTCGACTCGGTGTTGGTGGTCGAGCCGGGGCGGTACGGCACGAGTGATCTGTACGTGGCGTTGACTCGGGCTACGCAGAGGTTGGGGGTGTTGCATACGGGGGCGCTGCCGCTGAGCTTGGCGGGGGCGGTGTCTGGGTGA
- the glgB gene encoding 1,4-alpha-glucan branching enzyme, translating to MIPTPADTPKPATPPTPPTAPTPPTAPAPATLPASADAPELPTPPAQPAAPNVPASPVSADAPKPAAPPTPPPGPSLPAPPTPATAPNLATPPTPPTAPDLPAPPPPPTATTPSATPSSTPAAPLTASADTPKPDTYPTSAEATEATTAPPAEPAPAPTPLAVPTDAPESVTPSPSTASAPDPTPAVAPESAVPPATTPAPPATPAPLSAAAEDPEAATPTTSPSETASLTPPTSADTPKPTIPTPTPAPPTDPTPLIAPTGDTPESAPPPSIAVSPALDATDRERLLHGTHHAPHSVLGAHPVPGGVAFRVFRPFALGVTVVAGQLRAELHDDGDGFFSGLVPLSVVPEYRLAVAYDGAVQEVEDAYRFLPALGDLDLYLLGEGRHEELWQALGARPMTHQGVAGTRFTVWAPNAQGVRLAGTFNFWDGTGAPLRSLGSTGVWELFMPGIGAGELYKFEITRPDGSKTLRADPMARHTEVPPATSSIVHASHYEWHDEAWLAQRTELPAHKAPFSVYELHLASWRPGLTYRQLAEQLPAYIKDLGFTHVELMPVAEHPFGGSWGYQVTGFYAPTSRLGTPDDFKFLVDTLHQAGIGVLMDWVPAHFPRDDWALAEFDGRPLYEHADPLRAAHPDWGTLEFDFGRREVRNFLVANAVYWCEEFHIDGLRVDAVASMLYLDYSREPGQWTPNEHGGRENLDAVAFLQEMNATVYRRVPGVVTIAEESTAWDGVTRATHHIGPGGFGGLGFGLKWNMGWMHDSLDYMSHEPVHRKHHHGEMTFSMVYAYSENYVLPISHDEVVHGKRSLVSKMPGDWWQQRANLRAYLAFMWAHPGKQLLFMGQEFAQGAEWSETHGPDWWLLDPAYGAEADHRGVRDLVRDLNTVYRHTPALWQLDTDPAGFQWVTGDAAEDNVFAFLRYDTDGSPLLAVSNFSPVVRHDYRLGVPDDIPAWRETLNTDTALYGGGDITNPDPIKPEPQPWHGRPASIRLTLPPLATVWLRPA from the coding sequence GTGATACCGACCCCGGCCGACACCCCGAAGCCGGCCACACCACCGACACCGCCCACCGCACCGACCCCGCCCACCGCTCCAGCCCCAGCCACGCTGCCCGCATCCGCCGACGCCCCGGAGTTGCCCACGCCTCCGGCCCAGCCCGCCGCACCGAACGTGCCCGCATCACCGGTCTCAGCCGACGCCCCGAAGCCGGCCGCACCGCCGACGCCGCCCCCTGGTCCGAGCCTGCCCGCACCACCGACGCCGGCCACTGCTCCGAACCTGGCCACTCCACCGACCCCGCCCACTGCCCCGGACCTGCCCGCACCACCGCCCCCTCCCACCGCAACAACCCCGTCGGCCACCCCGTCGTCGACACCGGCGGCCCCGCTGACAGCCTCCGCCGACACCCCGAAGCCGGACACCTACCCGACCTCGGCCGAAGCCACTGAGGCGACCACCGCTCCGCCCGCCGAGCCAGCCCCGGCACCGACTCCTCTGGCGGTCCCGACTGACGCCCCCGAGTCGGTCACGCCGTCGCCGTCAACCGCGTCTGCTCCGGACCCGACTCCGGCCGTCGCCCCAGAGTCGGCCGTACCCCCGGCCACCACACCCGCTCCGCCGGCGACGCCGGCCCCGCTGTCGGCCGCGGCCGAAGACCCGGAGGCGGCCACGCCGACGACGTCACCCAGCGAAACCGCCTCGCTCACACCGCCGACCTCCGCCGACACCCCGAAGCCGACCATCCCCACCCCCACGCCCGCCCCGCCCACCGACCCGACCCCGCTGATCGCCCCCACAGGCGACACCCCCGAATCAGCCCCGCCCCCGAGCATCGCCGTCTCCCCCGCCCTCGACGCGACGGACCGCGAGCGGCTCCTCCACGGAACCCACCACGCCCCCCACTCCGTACTCGGCGCCCACCCGGTCCCGGGTGGCGTCGCCTTCAGGGTGTTTCGGCCGTTCGCGCTCGGAGTGACCGTGGTGGCAGGGCAGTTGAGGGCCGAGTTGCATGACGACGGGGACGGTTTCTTCTCCGGGCTGGTCCCCCTCTCCGTTGTGCCGGAGTATCGGCTCGCCGTGGCCTACGACGGCGCCGTGCAGGAGGTCGAGGACGCGTACCGGTTCCTGCCCGCGCTCGGGGATCTGGACCTGTATCTGCTCGGTGAGGGCCGGCACGAGGAGTTGTGGCAGGCGCTCGGGGCGCGGCCGATGACGCATCAGGGGGTCGCCGGCACCCGCTTCACCGTGTGGGCGCCGAACGCCCAGGGCGTACGCCTCGCCGGCACCTTCAACTTCTGGGACGGAACAGGCGCCCCGCTGCGCTCACTCGGCTCCACCGGTGTCTGGGAACTGTTCATGCCGGGCATCGGCGCGGGCGAGCTGTACAAGTTCGAGATCACCCGCCCCGATGGTTCCAAGACGCTGCGCGCCGACCCCATGGCCCGCCACACCGAGGTCCCGCCCGCAACCTCCTCGATCGTCCACGCCTCGCACTACGAGTGGCACGACGAGGCCTGGCTCGCCCAGCGCACCGAACTCCCCGCCCACAAAGCCCCCTTCTCCGTCTACGAGCTCCATCTCGCCTCCTGGCGCCCCGGCCTGACGTACCGCCAGCTCGCCGAACAACTCCCCGCCTACATCAAGGACTTGGGCTTCACCCACGTCGAGCTGATGCCGGTCGCCGAGCACCCCTTCGGCGGTTCCTGGGGCTACCAGGTCACCGGCTTCTACGCCCCGACCTCCCGCCTCGGCACCCCGGACGACTTCAAGTTCCTCGTCGACACCCTGCACCAGGCCGGCATCGGTGTCCTCATGGACTGGGTACCGGCCCACTTCCCGCGCGACGACTGGGCGTTGGCCGAGTTCGACGGCCGCCCCCTGTACGAGCACGCGGACCCGCTCCGTGCCGCGCACCCCGACTGGGGCACCCTGGAATTCGACTTCGGCCGCCGCGAGGTACGCAACTTCCTTGTGGCGAACGCCGTTTACTGGTGCGAGGAGTTCCACATCGACGGCCTGCGCGTGGACGCGGTCGCCTCGATGCTCTACCTCGACTACTCACGCGAGCCGGGCCAGTGGACCCCGAACGAGCACGGCGGCCGGGAGAACCTCGACGCGGTCGCCTTCCTCCAGGAGATGAACGCGACGGTGTACCGCAGGGTGCCCGGTGTCGTGACGATCGCCGAGGAGTCCACCGCCTGGGACGGCGTCACCCGCGCCACCCACCACATCGGCCCCGGCGGATTCGGCGGCCTGGGCTTCGGGCTGAAGTGGAACATGGGCTGGATGCACGACTCGCTCGACTACATGTCGCACGAGCCCGTCCACCGCAAGCACCACCACGGCGAGATGACGTTCTCCATGGTGTACGCGTACAGCGAGAACTACGTCCTGCCCATCTCGCACGACGAAGTCGTCCACGGCAAGCGGTCGTTGGTCTCGAAGATGCCCGGCGACTGGTGGCAGCAGCGCGCCAACCTCCGCGCCTACCTCGCCTTCATGTGGGCCCACCCCGGCAAGCAACTCCTCTTCATGGGCCAGGAGTTCGCCCAGGGCGCGGAGTGGTCCGAGACCCACGGCCCCGACTGGTGGCTCCTCGACCCGGCCTACGGCGCGGAGGCGGACCACCGCGGCGTACGCGACCTCGTCCGCGACCTCAACACCGTCTACCGCCACACCCCCGCCCTCTGGCAACTCGACACCGACCCGGCCGGCTTCCAGTGGGTGACGGGCGACGCGGCCGAGGACAACGTCTTCGCCTTCCTCCGCTACGACACCGACGGCTCCCCCCTCCTCGCCGTCAGCAACTTCTCCCCGGTGGTCCGCCACGACTACCGCCTGGGCGTCCCGGACGACATCCCTGCCTGGCGCGAAACCCTCAACACCGACACGGCCCTCTACGGCGGCGGCGACATCACCAACCCCGACCCCATCAAGCCCGAGCCCCAGCCGTGGCACGGCCGCCCGGCAAGCATCCGCCTCACCTTGCCACCACTGGCAACGGTCTGGCTGCGGCCTGCGTAG
- a CDS encoding MerR family transcriptional regulator: MRIGELAARAGTTTRALRYYESRGLLPARRGGNGYRTYDEGDLKLLRQIRTLQDFGFDLEETRPFVECLRAGHPEGDSCPASLAVYRRKLAELDSLIGELQAVRAEIGVRLATVEEPEPLCELGGREL; the protein is encoded by the coding sequence ATGCGAATCGGCGAGCTGGCCGCGCGGGCCGGGACCACCACGCGGGCGTTGCGGTACTACGAGTCGCGGGGGCTGTTGCCCGCGCGGCGCGGGGGGAACGGGTACCGGACGTACGACGAGGGTGATCTGAAGCTGCTGCGGCAGATCAGGACCTTGCAGGACTTCGGGTTCGACCTGGAGGAGACGCGGCCCTTCGTTGAGTGTCTGCGGGCCGGGCACCCGGAGGGCGACTCGTGCCCGGCGTCGCTCGCGGTCTACCGGCGCAAGCTGGCCGAACTGGACTCCCTGATCGGGGAGTTGCAGGCGGTGCGGGCGGAGATCGGGGTGCGGCTGGCGACGGTCGAGGAGCCGGAACCGTTGTGCGAACTGGGAGGGCGGGAACTGTGA
- the treS gene encoding maltose alpha-D-glucosyltransferase: MIVNEPVPDTFEDTPAKDRDPEWFKRAVFYEVLVRSFQDSNGDGIGDLKGITAKLDYLQWLGVDCLWLPPFFKSPLRDGGYDVSDYTAVLPEFGDLADFVEFVDSAHQRGMRVIIDFVMNHTSDQHPWFQESRKDPDGPYGDYYMWADDDKQYPDARIIFVDTEASNWTFDPVRKQYFWHRFFSHQPDLNYENPAVQEEIISALKFWLDLGIDGFRLDAVPYLFAAEGTNCENLPATHEFLRRVRKEIDAQYPDTVVLAEANQWPEDVVDYFGDFRSGGDECHMAFHFPVMPRIFMAVRRESRYPVSEILAKTPAIPSGCQWGIFLRNHDELTLEMVTDEERDYMWAEYAKDPRMRANIGIRRRLAPLLDNDRNQIELFTALLLSLPGSPILYYGDEIGMGDNIWLGDRDAVRTPMQWTPDRNAGFSSCDPGRLSLPTIMDPVYGYQVTNVEASMSSPSSLLHWTRRMIEIRKQNLAFGLGSYRELPSSNPAVIAFLREYEDDLVLCVNNFSRFAQPTELDLRAFNGRHPVELFGGVRFPAVGELPYLLTLAGHGFYWFRLRKEAA, from the coding sequence ATGATCGTCAACGAGCCCGTCCCGGACACCTTCGAGGACACTCCCGCCAAGGACCGGGACCCCGAGTGGTTCAAACGCGCCGTCTTCTACGAGGTCCTGGTCCGCTCCTTCCAGGACAGCAACGGCGACGGCATCGGTGACCTCAAGGGCATCACCGCCAAACTCGACTACCTCCAGTGGCTCGGCGTCGACTGCCTCTGGCTACCGCCGTTCTTCAAGTCCCCGCTGCGCGACGGCGGTTACGACGTCTCCGACTACACCGCCGTACTCCCCGAATTCGGCGACCTGGCGGACTTCGTCGAGTTCGTCGACTCCGCCCACCAGCGGGGCATGCGCGTCATCATCGACTTCGTCATGAACCACACCAGCGACCAGCACCCGTGGTTCCAGGAGTCGAGGAAAGACCCCGACGGCCCCTACGGCGACTACTACATGTGGGCCGACGACGACAAGCAGTACCCCGACGCCCGCATCATCTTCGTCGACACCGAGGCGTCGAACTGGACCTTCGACCCGGTCCGCAAGCAGTACTTCTGGCACCGCTTCTTCTCCCACCAGCCGGACCTCAACTACGAGAACCCGGCCGTCCAGGAAGAGATCATCTCGGCGCTGAAGTTCTGGCTGGACCTGGGCATCGACGGCTTCCGGCTGGACGCCGTGCCGTACCTGTTCGCGGCCGAAGGCACCAACTGCGAAAACCTTCCGGCAACCCATGAGTTCCTCCGCCGGGTGCGCAAGGAGATCGACGCGCAGTACCCCGACACGGTGGTGCTCGCGGAGGCGAACCAGTGGCCCGAGGACGTCGTCGACTACTTCGGCGACTTCCGGAGCGGCGGGGACGAATGCCATATGGCGTTCCACTTCCCGGTGATGCCGAGGATCTTCATGGCCGTACGACGGGAGTCGAGGTATCCGGTCTCGGAGATCCTCGCGAAGACCCCCGCGATCCCCTCCGGCTGCCAGTGGGGCATCTTCCTGCGCAACCACGACGAGTTGACCTTGGAAATGGTCACCGACGAGGAACGCGACTACATGTGGGCGGAGTACGCGAAGGACCCGCGTATGCGCGCCAACATCGGAATCAGGCGGCGCCTGGCCCCGTTGCTGGACAACGACCGCAACCAGATCGAGCTGTTCACCGCCCTGCTGCTGTCGCTCCCCGGCTCGCCGATCCTCTACTACGGCGACGAGATCGGGATGGGCGACAACATCTGGCTCGGCGACCGCGACGCCGTCCGCACGCCGATGCAGTGGACACCGGATCGCAACGCAGGTTTTTCGTCCTGTGACCCCGGCCGGCTGTCGCTGCCGACCATCATGGACCCCGTCTACGGCTACCAGGTCACCAACGTCGAGGCGTCGATGTCGTCGCCCTCCTCGCTGCTGCACTGGACGCGCCGCATGATCGAGATCCGTAAGCAGAACCTGGCGTTCGGCCTCGGCTCGTACCGGGAACTGCCGTCGTCGAATCCAGCGGTGATCGCGTTCCTGCGCGAGTACGAGGACGATCTCGTCCTGTGCGTGAACAACTTCTCCCGGTTCGCGCAGCCGACGGAACTCGACCTGCGGGCGTTCAATGGGAGGCATCCGGTCGAACTGTTCGGCGGGGTGCGCTTTCCGGCCGTAGGAGAGCTGCCGTATCTGCTGACACTGGCGGGGCACGGCTTCTACTGGTTCCGGCTCCGCAAGGAAGCCGCCTAG
- a CDS encoding maltokinase N-terminal cap-like domain-containing protein: MAETVTISGRTGPGPGPGLLASLDPLLRGWLPRQRWFAGKGRPVTGFSLVAATELLPLDGPLGLYHLLVRAHQPQSQGDCYQLLIGVREALPPRLAPALIGHVEEGPLAGHTVYEALYDPRPAEVLLEALRTQARIGGLRFERAPDGPDLGPGLAPRLMTGEQSNSSVVYGDAFILKLLRRIVPGTNPDLELPLALALEGCPRVPAPTAWLRAEFADEPYVLGVLQPFVQGAADGWELALGELAKGEDFGAEARALGRATAEVHVALARALPTVTLGHVQLQLLVTGMTERLNAAAQAVPALRPYAPGLHSAFSALADLAAEGQTWTAQRIHGDLHLGQCLHSPSGEWSLIDFEGEPSRPLAERRMPQPTVRDIAGMLRSFDYAAHSTTPPAPGWADRCRAAYCSGYAEITGVDPRTDPVLLRAYETDKAIYEVLYEARHRPDWLPVPLSAVRRLADPDSNSTP, encoded by the coding sequence ATGGCGGAGACTGTCACAATTTCCGGCCGGACCGGTCCGGGTCCCGGGCCGGGGCTCCTCGCATCGCTCGACCCCCTGCTGCGGGGGTGGCTGCCGAGGCAACGGTGGTTCGCGGGCAAGGGGCGTCCCGTCACCGGTTTCTCGCTGGTGGCGGCGACGGAGCTGCTTCCGCTGGACGGCCCGTTGGGCCTCTACCACCTCCTGGTCCGCGCCCATCAGCCACAGTCCCAGGGCGACTGCTACCAACTCCTCATAGGCGTGCGCGAGGCGCTGCCGCCCCGGCTCGCACCCGCGCTGATCGGACATGTGGAGGAGGGCCCGCTCGCCGGTCACACGGTGTACGAGGCCCTGTACGACCCCCGGCCCGCCGAGGTGCTCCTGGAGGCGCTGCGCACCCAGGCCCGCATCGGCGGGCTGCGCTTCGAGCGGGCCCCGGACGGCCCGGACCTCGGCCCCGGTCTCGCCCCGCGCCTGATGACCGGCGAACAGTCCAACTCGTCGGTCGTCTACGGCGACGCGTTCATCCTGAAACTGCTGCGCCGGATCGTGCCCGGCACCAACCCCGACCTCGAACTCCCGCTGGCTCTCGCGTTGGAGGGCTGCCCCCGGGTGCCGGCGCCGACGGCGTGGCTACGGGCGGAGTTCGCCGACGAGCCGTACGTCCTAGGAGTCCTCCAGCCGTTCGTGCAGGGCGCGGCGGACGGCTGGGAGCTGGCGCTGGGCGAGTTGGCCAAGGGGGAGGATTTCGGCGCGGAGGCGCGGGCGCTGGGGCGGGCCACGGCGGAGGTGCATGTCGCCCTGGCGCGAGCGCTTCCGACGGTGACGTTGGGCCACGTCCAGTTGCAGCTCCTGGTCACGGGCATGACCGAACGCCTGAACGCGGCGGCGCAAGCGGTACCGGCACTCCGCCCCTACGCCCCCGGTCTGCACTCGGCGTTCTCGGCGCTGGCGGACCTGGCGGCCGAGGGCCAGACATGGACGGCCCAGCGCATCCACGGAGACCTCCACCTCGGCCAGTGCCTGCACTCACCGTCCGGGGAGTGGTCCCTGATCGACTTCGAGGGCGAGCCGTCCAGGCCGCTGGCGGAACGCCGTATGCCCCAGCCGACGGTGCGGGACATCGCGGGGATGCTGCGTTCCTTCGACTACGCGGCCCACTCGACGACTCCGCCGGCACCGGGCTGGGCGGACCGGTGCCGGGCCGCGTACTGCTCCGGGTACGCGGAGATCACCGGCGTGGACCCGCGTACGGACCCGGTCCTGCTCCGCGCGTACGAGACGGACAAGGCGATCTACGAAGTCCTCTACGAGGCCCGCCACCGCCCCGACTGGCTCCCGGTCCCCTTGTCCGCGGTACGCCGCCTGGCCGACCCCGACTCCAACTCCACCCCCTGA